The genomic window GGTCAGGTTCTCGACGACGGTCTGCGGATCGGTCGCACGAGCCTGGAACGTGTCCTGCTCGTAGAGTTCGACGTACCCCAGTTCGTCGAGGTCCCGGAGCACGTCGTAGATTCGAGCGTCCGGAACGTCGCTGGACCGTGCGACTTCGGTCGCGGAAGCCGTTCCGAGTTCGAGCAGGGTGACGTACGCGTCGGCCTGGTAGAAAGAGAGGTCCGCGGCCTGGAGGACCTCCGAAAGTTCCTCGGTGTCCATCGGGCGTTAGTTGACCACTCCAGTAGGTAAAAAGCATCGAGACTGGCGAATATTCGGGTCGACCGGGCTGCCGCTAGGGGTGTCCGACCGCAGCCGGGACCCGCCATGGCGCCGATAGCTCCGGTTCACTCGACCGGCGGATAGGCGACGGGACCGTCTAGCAGGGGATCGTCGGTTCGCTCCATCCACTCGCGAAGTTCCGTTCGGAGTGTCTCGAGGACCTCGCGATGCTCCGGGTCCGGATCACTCGCCGCAGACGTCGGTTCGTACGGCGTGCGGTCCGACGCGAGGTTCTCCTGCTCGGTCGGATCGGCCTCGAGGTCGTAGAGTTCCTCTTCGGGACGCTGCTCGACGTAGAACTCCTCGTGGACCTCTCGGCCCGACGGCGTGGGAACCACGTCCATCGGCACGAAGATGCGCGGCAACACCGAGAAGTTCCGGACGTACTTGTAGCGCTCCGTGCGGATCGCGCGGACCGGGTTGTACCGGTCGTGCCAGGTCATCTCGCCGAAAATCCGATCTCGCGGATCGTACGTCGTCACGTCAGTCTCGTCCTCGTTCTCGTCCACGAGCAGTCCCGCAAAGGATCGCCCGGCGACGTCGGTCGGTGGTTCGACGCCGACGAGGTCCAGTATTGTCGGCGTAAAATCGACGTTGCTGACGAGTTCCTCGTGGACGGCGCCGCCCTCGATCCGCTCAGGCTGGTAGAAGAGGAGCGCAGTCTCCAGCCCAGGGTCGTAGCAGGTCCCCTTGGCTCGGGGCATCGCCAGGCCGTGGTCGGTCGTAAAGACGAACAACGTCTCCTCGGCGAGCCCTGCATCGGCCAGCGCCTGCCGAAACTCGCCGATCGCGGGATCCAGCGTCTCCGCGATGAGCGACTGAAGCGCGGCGGTGTCCTCTCGAACGCCCGGCGCGTCCGGGAGGAACGGGAATCCCTCGACGGCCTCCGGCGACGGCTCGTCGTAGATCGACTCCGGGAGGTAGTCACGGCGGAACGGTCGGTGGGGTTCCTCGATCCCAATCGAGACGAAGAACGGCTCGCCCTCGTCAGCGTGCTGGCCATCCTCGACTCGCGCCTCGAAGAACTCGTCGACGACGTCCACGAGTTCGAGCGCCCGTTTCGTGTCGTCGTCGACGTGATCGTAGCCGAGTCGCTCCGGGTCGTCGGGCACCTCGTGCTGGAAGCCGAGGAGGTGCGTGGAGTAGCCGGCCTCGCGGAGGTACTTCGGGAGCGTCATCCAGTCGTCGTCGAGCGCCCAGCCCATGTGGGCCAGCCCCATGACGCCGTTCTCGTGCGGGTAGGCACCCGTCATCATGCTGGAGCGACTCGGCGAGCACTGCGGTGCGGTGCAGAAGCTGTTGGCCATCCGGACGCCCTCGTCGGCGAGGCCGTCGAGGTTCGGACTCTCGACGTCGGCGCCGTAGCACCCGAGGTACTGCCCCAGGTCGTGGCAGTGAACGAGGACCACGTTCGGGCCAGGCGCGTCGTCGGCAGCGTGCGGATCTCCCATGACCAACCAAGCACTGCCCGGCCACTTAATGACGGATCACGACGGGCGCATTCGCCGGCTCCGTGACACTTATCGGTAACTATGTCCGTAATTAATCAATAAAATTGAAGTAAATGGCTCGGTATGGTTGAGAGTGAGATGCCAGACGACCGACCAGAGTCGCTCCGAACGCGACGCGACGTACTGAAAACGACGGGCGCCGCATCGGCCATCGCGACGGCCGGTCTCGCGGGCTGTTTCGATAACTCGGGAGACGGCGGCGACGGCGACGGCGGCGGGTCGAGCCTCGAGATCACCGGCGTGTGGGCGGACGCCGAGCAGGAGGACTTCTCGGCCGTGATGGACCAGGTCGAGGAGAACTCCGACGTGAGCCTGACGTATCACCCGCGGACGACCGACTCCCTGCTCACCGGGACGCTGATGGACTACGAGTCGGGCGTGGCACCGGCAGACATCGTCGTCATGCCGTCGCCAGCGCGAATCGTGTCCGACGCGCAGAACGGCCACCTGGCACCGGTTGGCGACGCGTGGTCCGCGGACGACTTCGCGGTCGAACCCTCCCGCGTGACTGTCGACGGCGAGGTCTACGCCGCGCCGTTCAAGATGGACCTCAAGCCGGGCTTCTGGTACCGTCAGTCGTTCTTCGACGAGCACGGTCTCTCCGAGCCCGGAAGCTGGGAGGAGTTCCAGACGCTCCTCGACACGATCAGCGAGATCGACGGCGTCGACGCACCCATCGCGTCCGGGAACGGGACCGGCTGGCCCCTCAGCGACATCACCGAGGGCTTCTTCATGCGCCAGGACAACGGTGCAGAGCTCCAGCAGGGCCTGATCTCCGGTGACGCGTCCTTCACCGACGACCGGATCTCGTCCGCCTTCGAGGAGATCAAGTCGCTGCACGAGCAGGGCCACTTCAGCCAGACCCGGAACTTCGGGGTCCAGTACGAGTACTTCTGGGACGGCTCGACGCCGCTGTACTTCATGGGCTCGTTCACGCCCGCCCAGGACGCGGTGCAGGACCCATCGGACCTCGGCGTGTTCCGGATGCCCGGCGGAAACGGTATTACCTCCTCGATCAACTGGTTGACCGTGCCGTCGTACTCGGAGAACGTCGACGCCGCCGTGGACGCAATCGGCTCCCTCGTCTCGGCCGACGCACAGCAGGTGTGGGTCGAGCGAGGCGGCTTCATTGCCTCCAACATCAACGTGCCAGAAGACGCCTACCAGATCGAGGTCATGGCGCAGCTGCCCCAGCTCGCCAACGAAGTCACCGTCGTTCCGGACCTCGACGACGCGCTGGGCAACCCGTTCCAGGAGGAGTTCTGGTCACAGCTGAAGGGACTCTGGGCCTCCCCCGGCACGTCGACGTCCGACATCGTGTCAGCCCTCGACACCGCACACCAGGAGAGCCTGTCTAACTAACCGTGAGTTCGAACCCCACCGAATCGCGATCGGCGGACGACTGGTCCGTCGAGGCGATCAAGCGGATGTTCGATCCCGAGGAGCTTCGCCGCCGGAACCTCGTCTCGCTGGGGATGGACCTCCTCATCCTCGTGACCGTCGGGTTCCTCGCGATCCTCTTCACGAAGGGGTTCTTGGCGTCGATGCTCGCGGTGATCCCGGTGGCGACGCTCCTGTACTTCGGCTGGGCGTCGTCGAAAGCGTTCTTCGTCTCGGAGCTGCTGGCGATCGCGATCGCGCTCCTGGCGACGTACACCTACATGCTGCCGTACTGACGTTCTCGAACTCGCCGTCAGCGATCGATTTTTCTCCGCGCCGCTGTCCCGATGCCTCGCCTTTCCAGCGTTCACGCAGCTCCACCTCTACGATCGTAGCCCGCCAGCGACGCGGTCGTCTCATCGTGGCACGTCCGTTCCGCTTCCGAATACAATCTAGACCGGAAACGGTTGCCCACGATCCTGGCTCGCCGGTACTGGCGCCCAGTCGGATCCGATCGCATCGATCCCGACTGGATCCCACGGGATGCGAGTTCCCCGAAACCGCGTTGGCAGGGTCGATGCGTCGTCCGCTGGCAGCGCAGAGTACGAGTGGGCCGGCAGCCCACGTAGTGATCCGAGCCAGAGCAGCGTGCGACGACCCAGCCGAAAGCCGACCGTTTTGATCAGCCGATGTACCGACTAACCGACTGTTCCGATCAGCCGACTGTTCGGACCAGGAGACCGTCTCGACCAGCCGAAGCAACCAGACTGGTGGCGACGACGGCCGACGATCGTGCCGGTGCCGCCAGCGATGCTGGGACCGTCGATAATCCGAACGGCGCGAGCGACTGGCATCGCGCAAACCGGACTCCAGGATCTTCGAGGACGCGGATACGGAGAATCGGGTTCGCAAGCAAGCGAGGAAACAGCGGCTGATCAGTCCGCGACCGCTGCGACCATCCCCTGCTTGTAGTAGCGCTGCAGGGCGATGAACAGCAAGATCGGGACGATCATCGTCAGGACCGAGCCCGCAGCGACGAGCCCCCAGTCGATCTGCAGCCGACCCTTCATCAGCGGGAGCACCTGGGGTGCGAGCTTCTTCTCCTGGGACCGCATGAAGACCAGGGGGAAGAAGAACGAGTTCCAGACCCAGGTAAACTGGATGACCGCCACCGAAACGAGCGCGGGAGCGGAGTAGGGCAGCACGATCGACTTGAAGATCTGGTAGCGCGACGCGCCGTCGACGCGTGCAGCCTCCTCCAGTTCCTCGGGCAGGCCGAGGAGGTAGTTCCGGAGGAACATGACGACCCAGCCCAGTCCCCAGCCGATGTGGACCAGGATGAGGCCCATGTAGGTGTCGAACAGCCCGGTCTCCCGGAGCGTGTTGTAGTTCCCCATCGCGACGAGCTCCGGCGGTGCCGCCATGACGATGATCAGCAGGAAGAACAGGAACGTCTTGAGCGGGAAGTCGAAGCGCGCGAACGGGTACGCGACCATCGTCCCGAGCAGCGTCACGACGAGGACCGAGGGGATCGTGACGATCGCGGTGTTGAACAGGACCTGCTTCATCGGACCGGACTGGTAGTTCCAGGCCTGTTCGTAGTTCTCGAAGGTGATCGTCATCCCCTCGAGGTGCCACCAGCCCTGGATGATCTCACTCAGCGGGCGGACCGAGGCCATGAACAGGCCGATCAACGGGACCAGCCAGAGCAAGGCGATCGTGATCGCAATCACGTAGCGCGCGGCCCGACCTTTCGACGGGATCGACGCGAGCAGTCGCTCCTGCATCGTTCGATCGTCGGTCGGGGCGGTGTCCGGCACGTCGTAGCGAACGCGCGTGCCCCCGTCGGTTCGGGTGGTGCCGTCGGTGCCTGCGTCGCCGGCAGAACGCGCCTCGCCAGCGGTCGCATCGATCGGCTCGTCCGTGGAGTGTGGTGTATCAGTCATGCGGGATCAGTCCATGCTGGCGATGTACCAGGCCATCGGCAGTGCGATGAACAGTTCGATGAGCGCGACGACCATCGCCTCGCCGTAGCGGATCGGGATCGAGAATGCCGACTGGTAGACCTCGAGGCCGAGGACGGAGTACACGCCGTTCGGTCCGCCCGACGGCCCGCCGGCCGCGTAGACGATGGCGAAGATCCGGAGGACCCAGATCATCCCCATGATGACGACGACGGCAGTGACCGGCTTGACCAGCGGCCAGATGACGTCCCTGAAGCGGCGGTACCGGCCGGCCCCGTCGATCCGTGCCGACTCCAGCAAGGACGGATCGATCCCTGCCAGCGCCGAGCTGTACAGCAACATGCTGAATCCGGTCTGGACCCAGACGCCACCGGCGATCAGCGCGTAGATGGCGATCTGGGGCTCCTGCAGCCAGTTCCTGACCTGCCCCTCGAGACCGACCGAGGAGAGGAAGGCGTTGAAGATCCCCGCCTGCGGGTCGTAGACGAACAGGAGCACGAGGCCGATCACGACCGTCGGAGTCGTGAACGCGAGGAACACCATCGACCGAAGGATGCGTCGACCGCGGAGGTCGGCAAAGAGGAGCGCCAGGCCGAGTCCGAGGAACGTGCTCAGGGGCACGTGAACGACCATCCAGATCAGGTTCTGGGGCAGCGCCCCCATCGGGTACTCGAGACTCGTCAGGTTGTCCCAGTTGATGATGGCGTCGTTCTGGAACGTCTCGACCCAGGTCTCGAGCCCGACGAAGTGTTGCAGGTCGAACGCGTCCCACGCGTAGAAGCTCCCGAAGGCGGAGTAGACCATCGGGCCGACGGAGAAGATCGCGAACAGGGTGAGGCCGGGAACCATGAAGACGACGATCGCCTTCAGCTTCTCCCAGTCCACGGTCTGCTCCCGTCGATCCTCGAAGGAGTGCTCCGCGGACGGCTCGGTGGCGCGTTCCGTGGAGCGCTCCGTTGAGTGTTCGGTAGCCATGGGTATCAGGCAACGAGTATTCCGTCACCGTCGTAGAGATAGGCGTCCTCGGGCTCGAACGTGAGATAGACTGTCGTCCCCGGCTCGACCTCGGTCGTCGGCACCTTGACGTTGATCAGCTCTCCGGAGACGTCGACGTTCACCAGCACGTACTCGCCGAGCGGTTCGACAGTTTCGACGGTCCCCTTGATCGACCACTCGGATTCGGGCGGCTCGGTGGTGACGACCATGTCTTCGGGGCGGATGCCGAGGGAGACGTCGTCGGACTCCGTCTCGTTCTTGGCGGGCACGGTGTCGCCCGAGTCGAGGTCGATCGAGCCGTTCCGGCGGTGGCCCGGGAAGAGGTTCATCGGTGGCGATCCGATGAAATTCGCGATCCAGGTCGTCTGGGGTCGCCGGTAGAGCTCTTCGGGCTCGGCGACCTGCCGGATCGTCCCCTCGTTCATCACGGCGATCCGGTCGCCCATGCTCATCGCCTCCTCCTGGTTGTGCGTGACGTAGACCGTCGTGATGTCCAGCTCGTTCTGTAGCCGCTTGAGCTCGGATCGCATCTCGAGGCGGAGCTTCGCGTCGAGGTTCGAGAGCGGCTCGTCGAGGAGGAACACGGACGGCTCGCGAACGATCGCCCGTGCCAGGGAGGTCCGCTGGCGTTGGCCACCGGAGATCTCTGCGGGGTCGCTCTCGAGCTGGTCCTCGATATGGAGCAGTTCGGCGGTCTCGGCCACGCGCTCGTCCCGCTCTTCCGGCGGGATGCCCCGGACTTTCAGCGGGTACTCGATGTTCTCCCGCACCGTCATGTGCGGGTAGAGCGCGTAGTTCTGGAACACCATCGCGACGTTGCGGTCGGCGGGTGGATCCCTGTCGACGCGGTCGTCGTCGAAGTAGATCTCACCCTCCGAGGGCGTCTCGAGTCCGGCGATCATCCGGAGCGCCGTCGTCTTCCCACAGCCGGACGGTCCGAGGAACACCAGAAACTCCCCGTCCTCGACCTCGAGGTCGAGCTTGTAGTTCGCGACTGTGTCACCCCCGTCGAAGTACTTGCTGACGGACCGCATGGAGATGCGGGTCATCGGCGTACCGACACGATACTCGTTTACGGCACTTATAATTAATCATTCCTAAAGGACTTGTAAGGCGTGGGGTAGATCGCCTGATGCTCTCGATTTTCGGGGATGACCCAACAGTTATTTATGAATACTGGGGTAAATTGGCACCGATGACTTTCCGCGGGTTCGACTACAGCAACTACCCCCAGGTCTCCGGTGAGCTATTCCGGGCCGTCCAGCAACGAGGTCCATTCGACGACGCCAAACGGTTCGTCGACTCGGTGCCACGCGTGCAAGCGGATCTCCTCCACGAGCGGTATCTCGCACTCGAGGAGGCGGGCACGCTCGACGTGGACGCCTTCGTCGAGGAACACTTCCGGGTACCCGAACCGATCGCCGCGAATCCACAGCTCCAGCCGGATCGGACCATGGAAGAACACGTCGAGGCGCTCTGGGAGCCCCTGACGCGGACGTTCAACGTCGATCCGGATTCGGGGAGCACGCTCGTCCCGCTTCCCGAGCCCCACGTCGTCCCCGGGGGACGGTTCCGCGAGATGTACTACTGGGACAGCTACTTCGCGATGGAGGGACTCGCCGCGAGCGACCGCCTCGAACTCGTCGAGGGGATGATCGAGAACGTCGCCTCTCTGCTGGATCGCTTCGACTTCGTCCCACTCGGCAACCGCGTCTACTACGATAGCCGCTCGCAAGTCCCGCTGTTCTACCGCATGCTCCGCATTCTCGAACGCGAGCGCGGCCCCGCCGCGGTCGAACCCTACCTCGACGCCCTCCAGACCGAGCACGCCTACTGGATGGACGGCAGCGATCTGGTCGGTTCGGTCGGTGATCGCCGGAGTCACCGCCGGACCGTCGCCCTCCCCGACGGGACCGTCGTGAACCGCTACTGGGACGACCGGGCCAGTCCACGTCCAGAGGCCCACTGGAACGATCGCGAACTCGCAAAGAAGGTACCGACGGACGATCGCCCCCGTCTCTTTCGAGACCTCCGGGCGGCAGCCGAGTCTGGCTGGGACTTCAGCACTCGCTGGATGGAAACGGGGGAGGACCTCACCTCGATTCGCACGACTGAACTCGTCCCCGTCGACCTCAACGCCGTGCTGTTCGGGATGGAGACGGCGCTCGCTGAGTGGCTCCCACGCGTCGACGAACACGAGGCTGCGGACCGGTACGCGAGTGCTGCGAACCGTCGCCGCGAGGCCATCGAGCGCTACTGCTGGAGCGACGACGCGTCGCTGTACGTCGACTACGTCTGGACCGAGGAGCAACGATCCGAGCAGAGCACGCTCGCCGGGGCCGTCCCGCTGTTCACCGGCATCCCGGAGCAGGACCGGGCCGACGCGGTGGCCGAGCGGCTCCGCGAGTTGTTCCTGGAGCGGGGTGGGCTCCTCACGACCCTCGAAGAGTCCGGCGAGCAGTGGGACGCACCGAACGGCTGGGCACCGTTGCAGTGGATGGCGATCGAAGGGCTTCGCCGGTACGGCCACGACGACCTCGCGGCCGAAATCGCCGATCGATGGCTAGCGGTGAATCGAACCGGCTTCGAGACCACTGGCCAGATGGCCGAGAAGTACGACGTCGAGTCGAAGTCGGTGTCGCCCGACAGCGGCGAGTACGACCTCCAGTACGGGTTCGCCTGGACGAACGGCGTGGTCGCTGCATTGACGGCACGAGAAGAGACGGCGTAGAAAATCGAGCGGCAGCCGGAACCGCTTACACCAGGTCGCGCATCGTCGCAGCAGCGTCGTCGAGCGACTCGAGCGGGTCGTCGCCCTCGTACTCGTAGATGAGCCACTCGCCGTCGATCTCGGCGAAGGCTTCGGCGGCCGCGTCGATGTCGACGTCGCCATCGCCGACGGGGACCGAGTGACCGGCGTCCGCGTCGACGTCCTTGACGTGCGCGAGCGAACATCGGTCGCCGACGGCACGAAGGCGTCCTGCGGGGTCGTCGCCACCGATCAGGACGAAGCCGAGGTCGAGTTCGAGACCGAAGTCGCTCTCGTCGATGAACGTGTAGAAGCCTGGCTCCCCGTCGTAGTCGGAGTACTCCTGGTCGTGGTTGTGGTAGTGGAGCGTGTACCCTTCCTCGGCGAGGTCGTCTGCGACGGCGGAGAGTCGCTCGATGGCCTCGTCCAGGCCCTCGCGGCTCGTGAAGTACTCCTCGTCGAGCCACGGGATCACGAAGTTCTCGACGCCGAGCGTCTCGTAGAAGGCGACGGTGTCCTCGAAGTCGTCTTCGAGGTCCTCGAGGTGCACGTGGGCGCCGGCGGCCTCCAGTCCAGTCTCGTCGAGAACCGCCCGTACCTCCTCCGGATCCTCGTCGGGGACGCGATATGCGAACTCGACGCCATCGAAGCCGGCGTCGGCGACGGCCTCGAGGAGTTCGTCGAACGGCAGGTCGACGTCGCGAAGCGTGTACAACTGAATGGCAGTCTTGGCCATACCCGAGACGAATCCGCCCGTCTAAAAGGGGGTTTGCTTGCCCCTCCCGATTGCCGACTCTGCGAGCGGCGTCGGCGCCGGAAGCGACGGTCGCGGAGCTCCGGTCAGACGTCGATCGGGATGCGCCGAAATGGCGCGAATCGCGGAGCGCCGATCCGGCGTCGTTCGAGGAGTGCCGATCAAGCGTCGTTCGCAGAGCGCCGATCAGACGTCGATCGCGGTGGACTCGGAGCGCTCGGCTATCTCCTCGCGTGTCAGTTCGCGGCCGGCCTCCTGAGAGAGGTAGATGCCCTCCATCACGAGCATGGAGTTGAGCGCAATCTCGCCGGTCGGGACGACCTCCTCGGCAGCTCCGGTGATGGTGTCGATCCAGTGGTGGTACTGCCCGATGGAGCGCTCGAAGTCGTAGCCCGTGTCGCCCTCGAAGAGGGCCTGACGGCGCTCGTACTCCTCGAGGTCGAGCGAGATGGTCGCCTGGTAGTCGCCCGACGTGGTGTAGAACTCGAAGGGGTCGAACTGGACGCCACCTTTCGTGCCGGCGAGGACGTCGGAGTCGTCCGGGAGGAACATGTGCCAGGCGGCACGCAGCGAGAGGAGCGAACCGTCGGCGAGCCGCGCGAAGCCCATCCCCGAGTCCTCGACGTCGTAGCCGGATTCGGCGAGGCGTTCGATGTACTGGTCGCGATTGTCGCCGACGAGGTCCGTATCGTAGGTGTCCTCCGTGTGCTCGAACGTCGCACCGCTGACGCGCTCGACTGGCTCGTTGCCGAGCAGGTGGAGCAGTCGCCCGACGACGTACGTGCCGATGTCGATCACCGGGCCTCCGCCGGCAGACTCCTTGCGAACGAACGAGGGCGTCCCGTAGCCGTCGACGTACGGACGGCCTCGTCGGCGCGAGAAGACGCCACGTGCGAAGTACGGATCCCCAAGCTTCCCCTCGTCGCGCAGCGTCTTGGCTGCCCGCGTCTCGTCGCTGAACAACTCGTGGTTCTGGACGCCGAGGTGGACGCCCGCTTCCTCGGTCGCCTCCATCATCGCCTTCGCGTCGGTGTAGGTCGCCGCCATCGGCTTCTCACAGAAGACGTGGCAGCCGGCGTCCGCCGCGTCGACGGTGACGGGGCGATGGAGGTTGTTGTGAACGCAGACGTCGATGGCGTCGAGGTCCGCGTCGTCGAGCATGTCGCGATAGTCGCCGTAGGCCGTGCCACCGACGGCCCCCGCGAGCGCCTCCGCGGCCTGCTCGTCGATGTCCGCGACGGCGACGACCTCCGCGCCGTCGACGTCCGCGTACTCGCCTGCGTGCGTCTCTCCACGATTCCCTGCGCCGACGATGCCGATGTCGATCGTCATAGTCGAAGGGCGTCGACACACGGAAATGAATCCTCGGCTGTCGGAAGGTGGGGCGGCCAGCGGCCATCGCCGCCGTGGCCGCCAGCCTTAGGACTGCAGCCTCGAAGGACGCGAGCATGAGCACCGACGACGGCGCCGAGCACGTCCGACTCTTGACGAGAGCCGACGACGGGGGGACGGCCGAGAGCGCGAACGACGCGATCCGTGAGAGCTACGAGGAGGGAATCCTGCAGAACGTCAGCGTCATGGCCCCCACACCGGCACTCGAGCACGCTGCGGATCGCCTCGCTGGCGTCGAAGGACTCTGCGTCGGCGTCCACGTCACGCTCTCGTCGGAGTGGGTCGATCCGACCTGGGGTCCAGTGCTCGGCGCAGAGGAAGTGCCGTCGCTCGTCACCGACGGCGGGCGATTCTATCGCTCCCCAGAGGCACTCTTCGAGACCGACCCCGATCGCGAGGAGGTCCTCGCCGAGGTCTCCGCCCAGGTCGACCGGATCCGCGACGTCGGCTTCGACCCCGACTACGCGGACACCCACATGCTCATCGAGCCTGCATCGGAGTGGTTCGCAGACGCGTTCGACGACCTCTGTGAGCGCGAGGACCTGATCAACTGGTGGGGCGTGTCGCCGCTGCCAGGCTCGGAGGGCATCGGCTCCGGACCGGAGTGGCTGCTCGATCACCTCGACGGCGTGGATCCGGGGACCTACCTCGTCGTGGGGCACCCGGCCTACGACGACGATGAGATGGCGGAGTTCTGGCTTCCCGACGGCGAACCCGGGCGGATCGCAACGGAACGCGACGCGCAGCGCCGGATGTTCACCGACGACCGCGTCCTCGAGTACGTCGAGGAGCACGGCGTCGAACCGATCAGGTACGACGAACGCTGATCGAACGACCACGTTCGCGACCGACCACTCGTCGCAGTTCCCGGCCGCCACAGCATACCGCGATCCGAGGAACTATGCGCGAACGTGTGCCAATCAACAGCTATGACAGCATCATTCGGCATCGGCGTCGTCAGTTGCGGCTTCATCACCCGCGAGATGCACCTCCCGAGCGTCGAGTACCTCCCGGACGTCCACGTCGGCGGGATCCAGAATCGCACGAAGGAACACGCCGAGGACGTTGCCGAAACCTGTCGCGAGGAGGGCTGGGGCGATCCGTCGGTCTACGGCGAGGATCGCGTCGCCGCGCTCGTCGAGGATCCCGACGTGGACGGCCTCTGGGTCACGAGCCCGAACTTCACCCGCGTCGACGTGATCGACGCGGCCGTCGACGCCGTGGAGGACGGCGCCGACCTGCAGGGCATCGCGATGGAGAAGCCGGTCGCGCGGAACATGGAGGAAGCCAACCACATCGCGGATCGGATCCGCTCGGCCGGTATCCCGAACGCCTACCTCGAGAACTGGCCCTTCGAACCCGACATCGCGAAGCTCCGCGACCTGCTCTGGGAGCGCGGCGGCGAGGCCGGTCGCCCCTACATCGCCCGATCGCAAGCCGAGCACGGCGGCCCACACTCCGCGTGGTTCTGGGACGGCGAACTCCAGGGCGGCGGCGCGCTCACGGACATGCTCTGTCACGCACTGGCGGGCAACCACGTCCTGCTCGCCGATCCGGAGACCGAGGACGGCGGCCTCGAACCCGTCTCGGTCTCCGCGGACACGGAGACCCTGAAGTGGGGCCGCGAGGACTACGCAGAGGCACTCCGCGAGGAGCACGGCGTCGACTGGGCGGAGAACCCGTCCGACGACTACGCCCGCGCCACGGTGCGCTACGAGGGCGAGGACGGCGAACCGCTCGTCTCCGAAGCCACCGGCTCCTGGTGCTACGTCGGCTCTGGCGTCCGCCGATCGATCGAACTCCTCGGTCCGGAGTACTCCGGCCAGGTGCTGACCGACGACGAGTCCTCCAGCGTCTTCTTCTCCGACGACCTCGGCGAGGGCGAGGGCTGGGCGGAGAAGCAGGCAGCCACGAGCGGTCGGATGCCGATCGGTGCGGGAGCGGTATTCGACGGCGGCTACGTCGCGGAGAATCGGGACGCCGTCGACGCGTTCCGCGAGGGCGAGAACGGAACGCTGGATGTCGAGGACGGCCTGCGCGTCCTCCGGATCTGCATGGCGGCGTACAAGGCAGCGGAGCACGGCGAAGAAGTGGATGTGCGGGAGGCCGATCTGTCGACGTACACGCCGCCGCCGGCGCGGTAACGAGGTTCGACTTCTCGGTTCCCAGCGGTGAATATCCCGCTATTACTCCGCGGTAGCACAGGTTCTGGATCGCACGAAGTGCTCCCGGGTCACCCCACGTTCAGTGGGTCCCTTGTTCGGTGCAACCGGGAACTACCTTTGTATCGCTCGACTGATCCGTAGGACATGGCCCTGGAAGACTCGATCGTCGTGTTCGTCGTGAGTCTGCTCATCGGTGCGTTCGGCATCTACGTCGGCGCGGGTGCCGTCACGGATTACTCTAGCTACACGTACGCCATCGTGACGGCGCTGCTCGGTGCGATCATCTGGGGTGTGGTCGGCTTCCTGCTGGGCTGGATCCCGCTTCTCGGACCGCTCCTGGTGTTGCTCGCGTACATCTGGGTGATCAAGGCGCGGTACCCCGGCGGGTGGGGCGACGCGATACTGATCGCGTTGATCGCCTGGATCGCTGTCGTCCTGGTGCTCTACGCGGTCGCCCTCCTCGGTATCGCGAGCTACGGGGCCGTCGGCGTTCCCGGGGCCTGATTCGGCAGTTCCTGCGCGCCCGCTTCCCTGGATCCACTCACTCGTCGACGAGAGCCACGCGCTCGCCCGCCTGGGCACTCCGCTTCGCC from Salinarchaeum sp. Harcht-Bsk1 includes these protein-coding regions:
- a CDS encoding trehalase family glycosidase, which codes for MTFRGFDYSNYPQVSGELFRAVQQRGPFDDAKRFVDSVPRVQADLLHERYLALEEAGTLDVDAFVEEHFRVPEPIAANPQLQPDRTMEEHVEALWEPLTRTFNVDPDSGSTLVPLPEPHVVPGGRFREMYYWDSYFAMEGLAASDRLELVEGMIENVASLLDRFDFVPLGNRVYYDSRSQVPLFYRMLRILERERGPAAVEPYLDALQTEHAYWMDGSDLVGSVGDRRSHRRTVALPDGTVVNRYWDDRASPRPEAHWNDRELAKKVPTDDRPRLFRDLRAAAESGWDFSTRWMETGEDLTSIRTTELVPVDLNAVLFGMETALAEWLPRVDEHEAADRYASAANRRREAIERYCWSDDASLYVDYVWTEEQRSEQSTLAGAVPLFTGIPEQDRADAVAERLRELFLERGGLLTTLEESGEQWDAPNGWAPLQWMAIEGLRRYGHDDLAAEIADRWLAVNRTGFETTGQMAEKYDVESKSVSPDSGEYDLQYGFAWTNGVVAALTAREETA
- a CDS encoding sugar phosphate isomerase/epimerase encodes the protein MAKTAIQLYTLRDVDLPFDELLEAVADAGFDGVEFAYRVPDEDPEEVRAVLDETGLEAAGAHVHLEDLEDDFEDTVAFYETLGVENFVIPWLDEEYFTSREGLDEAIERLSAVADDLAEEGYTLHYHNHDQEYSDYDGEPGFYTFIDESDFGLELDLGFVLIGGDDPAGRLRAVGDRCSLAHVKDVDADAGHSVPVGDGDVDIDAAAEAFAEIDGEWLIYEYEGDDPLESLDDAAATMRDLV
- a CDS encoding Gfo/Idh/MocA family protein; translated protein: MTIDIGIVGAGNRGETHAGEYADVDGAEVVAVADIDEQAAEALAGAVGGTAYGDYRDMLDDADLDAIDVCVHNNLHRPVTVDAADAGCHVFCEKPMAATYTDAKAMMEATEEAGVHLGVQNHELFSDETRAAKTLRDEGKLGDPYFARGVFSRRRGRPYVDGYGTPSFVRKESAGGGPVIDIGTYVVGRLLHLLGNEPVERVSGATFEHTEDTYDTDLVGDNRDQYIERLAESGYDVEDSGMGFARLADGSLLSLRAAWHMFLPDDSDVLAGTKGGVQFDPFEFYTTSGDYQATISLDLEEYERRQALFEGDTGYDFERSIGQYHHWIDTITGAAEEVVPTGEIALNSMLVMEGIYLSQEAGRELTREEIAERSESTAIDV
- a CDS encoding carbohydrate deacetylase, which translates into the protein MSTDDGAEHVRLLTRADDGGTAESANDAIRESYEEGILQNVSVMAPTPALEHAADRLAGVEGLCVGVHVTLSSEWVDPTWGPVLGAEEVPSLVTDGGRFYRSPEALFETDPDREEVLAEVSAQVDRIRDVGFDPDYADTHMLIEPASEWFADAFDDLCEREDLINWWGVSPLPGSEGIGSGPEWLLDHLDGVDPGTYLVVGHPAYDDDEMAEFWLPDGEPGRIATERDAQRRMFTDDRVLEYVEEHGVEPIRYDER
- a CDS encoding Gfo/Idh/MocA family protein, whose amino-acid sequence is MTASFGIGVVSCGFITREMHLPSVEYLPDVHVGGIQNRTKEHAEDVAETCREEGWGDPSVYGEDRVAALVEDPDVDGLWVTSPNFTRVDVIDAAVDAVEDGADLQGIAMEKPVARNMEEANHIADRIRSAGIPNAYLENWPFEPDIAKLRDLLWERGGEAGRPYIARSQAEHGGPHSAWFWDGELQGGGALTDMLCHALAGNHVLLADPETEDGGLEPVSVSADTETLKWGREDYAEALREEHGVDWAENPSDDYARATVRYEGEDGEPLVSEATGSWCYVGSGVRRSIELLGPEYSGQVLTDDESSSVFFSDDLGEGEGWAEKQAATSGRMPIGAGAVFDGGYVAENRDAVDAFREGENGTLDVEDGLRVLRICMAAYKAAEHGEEVDVREADLSTYTPPPAR